A stretch of Lutra lutra chromosome 9, mLutLut1.2, whole genome shotgun sequence DNA encodes these proteins:
- the SIRPB2 gene encoding LOW QUALITY PROTEIN: signal-regulatory protein beta-2 (The sequence of the model RefSeq protein was modified relative to this genomic sequence to represent the inferred CDS: inserted 2 bases in 2 codons; deleted 2 bases in 2 codons; substituted 1 base at 1 genomic stop codon): MRSNGSEQQVLQPKGPVLXAEGKALLLWWMVDGSDTNDILKWVKVSHQHWQEICNFKHGCFPGVTPVIQQTLEPLGCKYSIYIHSVPSKHAGSYHCVGVSDLSEKSEKVLEEGTSMLVKGAGDPDPDLWIIQPRXLVLATTKDTVFLNSTVLGDSPPEPIRWFRGAGLSREAIYNFEGIFHPNMTAVQDSRRDFSILLQGASTGXVGNYYCVKFQRLLNGQYLSGQGTRLRVKANRTSPQETEFTNEHVDRMFLSGKCTYLCEGNQSPQTRAVKHGLAVGREQSLTSGLSATKKIVPGLLLNCRTRKPETHVEAQPPVYAHTLILQLKTVILAALLLALAACRRRPQQEDIKTPGPAGQSPPWGVGHG, from the exons ATGAG GAGCAACGGGAGTGAGCAGCAGGTGCTACAGCCCAAGGGCCCCGTGC GTGCAGAAGGTAAGGCACTCCTACTGTGGTGGATGGTGGATGGCTCCGACACCAATGACATCCTTAAATGGGTCAAGGTGAGCCATCAGCACTGGCAGGAGATTTGTAACTTCAAACATGGCTGCTTTCCTGGGGTGACACCAGTGATCCAGCAGACACTGGAGCCACTTGGTTGTAAATATTCCATCTATATCCACAGTGTCCCCAGCAAGCATGCTGGAAGCTACCACTGTGTGGGGGTTAGTGACTTGAGTGAGAAATCAGAAAAGGTCCTGGAGGAGGGCACCTCCATGCTTGTGAA AGGAGCCGGGGACCCAGACCCAGACCTCTGGATCATCCAGCCCC GGTTGGTATTGGCAACCACTAAAGACACTGTATTCCTGAACAGCACAGTGCTTGGAGATAGTCCCCCAGAACCCATTAGGTGGTTTCGGGGGGCTGGCCTGAGCCGGGAGGCCATTTACAACTTTGAAGGTATCTTCCACCCCAACATGACAGCAGTCCAGGACTCCAGGAGGGATTTTAGCATTCTTCTGCAAGGTGCCTCCACTGGATAGGTAGGCAACTACTACTGTGTCAAGTTTCAGAGGTTACTCAACGGACAATACCTGTCTGGACAGGGCACCAGGCTGAGAGTAAAAG CAAACCGCACTTCTCCCCAAGAGACAGAATTCACCAATGAGCATGTAGACAGGATGTTTCTATCAGGTAAATGTACCTACCTG TGTGAAGGTAACCAGTCCCCACAGACAAGGGCAGTCAAACATGGCTTGGCTGTGGGAAGGGAGCAGTCCCTGACTTCT GGGTTATCTGCCACCAAGAAAATAGTCCCAGGACTTCTTCTCAACTGCAGAACCAGGAAACCAGAGACCCATGTTGAAGCTCA ACCTCCTGTCTATGCTCACACTTTGATCCTGCAGCTGAAGACAGTGATCTTGGCTGCACTCCTGCTGGCCTTGGCTGCCTGCCGGAGGAGGCCCCAGCAAGAAGACATCAAGACCCCAGGCCCAGCAGGACAGAGCCCCCCTTGGGGCGTGGGCCATGGGTGA